From the genome of Methylocystis bryophila, one region includes:
- the guaB gene encoding IMP dehydrogenase, with protein MCAKFVEAVSEALTFDDVLLQPGHSRVQPSGVDVSTRLTRDIELHLPIISAAMDTVTEARLAIAMAQAGGIGVIHQNLTPADQAGEVRKVKRYESGMVVDPITIHPDETLADALALMARNGISGIPVVERPNGAKKGRLVGILTNRDVRFAQDRSQPVAELMTKSLITVREGVSRDEAQRLLHQHRIEKLLVVDEDYSCVGLVTVKDIEKATQHPYACKDAEGRLRVAAATTVGDHGFERALQLIDAGVDCLVIDTAHGHSQAVLDQVARVKKTSNKISIVAGNVATAEAVKALIDAGADAVKVGIGPGSICTTRIVAGVGVPQLTAVLNAAAEAQKQNVPVIADGGVKYSGDLAKAIAAGANVVMIGSLLAGTEESPGEVFLYQGRSFKSYRGMGSVGAMVAGSATRYFQGDVQEQQKLVPEGVEGQVPYRGPAAPILYQLAGGLRSAMGYVGAATIPEFQQRARFVRITNAGLRESHVHDVTITRESPNYPTGG; from the coding sequence ATGTGCGCCAAATTCGTTGAGGCCGTGAGCGAGGCCCTCACTTTCGACGACGTGCTGCTGCAGCCGGGCCATTCTCGCGTCCAGCCTTCCGGCGTCGACGTGAGCACGCGGCTCACGCGCGACATCGAGCTGCATTTGCCGATCATCTCGGCGGCGATGGACACGGTGACCGAGGCGCGTCTCGCCATCGCCATGGCGCAGGCCGGCGGCATTGGCGTGATCCACCAGAACCTCACGCCCGCCGATCAGGCGGGCGAGGTGCGCAAGGTCAAGCGCTATGAAAGCGGCATGGTCGTCGACCCGATCACGATTCATCCCGACGAGACGCTCGCCGACGCGCTGGCGTTGATGGCCAGGAACGGCATCTCGGGCATTCCGGTCGTCGAGCGTCCCAACGGCGCGAAAAAGGGCAGGCTCGTCGGCATATTGACGAACCGCGACGTGCGCTTCGCCCAGGATCGCAGCCAGCCCGTCGCCGAGCTGATGACCAAGAGCCTCATCACCGTGCGCGAAGGCGTCTCGCGCGACGAGGCCCAGCGCCTGCTGCACCAGCACCGCATCGAAAAGCTTCTCGTCGTCGACGAGGATTACTCCTGCGTTGGCCTCGTCACCGTGAAGGACATCGAAAAGGCGACGCAGCATCCCTATGCTTGCAAGGACGCGGAGGGCCGGCTGCGCGTCGCGGCGGCGACGACGGTCGGCGATCATGGCTTCGAGCGCGCGCTGCAGCTCATCGACGCCGGAGTCGATTGCCTCGTCATCGACACGGCGCATGGCCATTCGCAAGCTGTGCTCGACCAGGTCGCGCGCGTGAAGAAGACGAGCAACAAGATCTCGATCGTCGCCGGCAATGTCGCGACCGCGGAAGCCGTGAAGGCGCTGATCGACGCCGGCGCCGACGCGGTCAAGGTCGGCATCGGCCCCGGCTCGATTTGCACGACGCGCATCGTCGCGGGCGTCGGCGTGCCGCAGCTCACGGCGGTGCTGAACGCGGCGGCGGAGGCGCAAAAGCAGAATGTGCCGGTCATCGCCGACGGCGGCGTGAAATATTCCGGCGATCTCGCCAAGGCCATCGCCGCGGGCGCCAATGTCGTGATGATCGGCTCGCTGCTTGCGGGCACGGAGGAGTCGCCCGGCGAGGTGTTTCTCTATCAGGGCCGCTCGTTCAAATCCTATCGCGGCATGGGTTCGGTCGGCGCGATGGTCGCGGGCTCGGCGACGCGCTATTTCCAGGGTGACGTGCAGGAGCAGCAAAAGCTCGTGCCGGAAGGCGTGGAGGGCCAGGTGCCCTATCGCGGCCCGGCGGCGCCAATCCTCTATCAGCTCGCAGGCGGTCTGCGCTCGGCGATGGGCTATGTCGGCGCTGCGACAATCCCCGAGTTCCAGCAGCGCGCGCGCTTCGTGCGCATCACCAATGCGGGCTTGCGCGAAAGCCATGTGCATGACGTGACGATCACGCGCGAGAGCCCGAATTATCCGACGGGGGGGTAG
- a CDS encoding FecR family protein: MKILLPLLVAASTAFAGAAMAEAVGNVGAVNQSAEGGGQKLFVGGGVEQGERITTNAIGSAQIVFRDKSTMTVGHGSSLTINKFVYNGQQGVGAQSAKLTKGALRFVGGAVSHSEGARIETPSADMAVRGGMAYVCLNCQNTIFAALTGEVIVSNRKSTVTVPPGEMVTILPDGTISQPTPIPMDLLESLDSRFASGAGQDGGARIPPTEIGANQQLGDRRLPDWTPWQGLGYVGAFWGGNAIVQGQAEANNQGSANTVRVLTTPVRRPRRPPG, encoded by the coding sequence ATGAAGATCCTGCTGCCGCTTCTCGTCGCCGCGTCGACGGCCTTCGCCGGAGCGGCGATGGCCGAGGCCGTCGGCAATGTCGGGGCGGTCAATCAGTCCGCCGAGGGCGGCGGTCAGAAGCTTTTCGTCGGCGGGGGGGTCGAGCAGGGCGAGCGCATCACGACAAACGCCATAGGGTCGGCGCAGATCGTTTTTCGCGACAAGTCGACGATGACGGTCGGCCACGGCAGCTCGCTCACCATCAACAAGTTCGTCTACAACGGGCAACAGGGCGTCGGCGCGCAGTCCGCGAAGCTGACCAAAGGCGCCTTGCGCTTCGTCGGCGGCGCAGTCAGCCATTCCGAGGGCGCGAGGATCGAGACGCCGTCCGCCGACATGGCGGTTCGTGGCGGCATGGCCTATGTGTGCCTCAATTGTCAAAACACGATCTTTGCAGCGCTGACGGGCGAGGTGATCGTGAGCAACCGCAAGTCGACCGTCACGGTTCCTCCGGGCGAGATGGTGACGATCCTGCCGGACGGGACAATCTCGCAGCCGACCCCTATCCCGATGGACCTCCTCGAATCGCTCGACTCCCGTTTTGCGAGCGGCGCCGGGCAGGACGGCGGCGCTCGAATCCCGCCGACCGAGATTGGCGCCAATCAGCAGCTCGGCGACAGGCGCCTGCCGGACTGGACCCCTTGGCAAGGGTTAGGTTACGTTGGCGCCTTCTGGGGCGGCAACGCCATCGTGCAGGGTCAGGCGGAGGCCAACAATCAGGGTTCGGCCAATACGGTGCGTGTGCTCACGACGCCTGTAAGGCGGCCGCGACGGCCCCCGGGTTAG
- a CDS encoding type II toxin-antitoxin system HicA family toxin, which yields MLTDTRLILQRLKKEGWELVRVKGSHHQFKHSAKPGRVTVPHPKKDIPIKTAREIYKSAGWEFN from the coding sequence ATGCTCACCGACACCCGCCTCATACTCCAGCGCCTCAAAAAGGAGGGGTGGGAACTTGTGCGAGTGAAGGGTTCACACCATCAATTCAAGCATTCCGCAAAACCCGGACGCGTGACCGTCCCTCATCCCAAAAAAGATATTCCGATTAAGACGGCTCGGGAAATTTACAAGAGCGCCGGCTGGGAATTCAATTGA
- a CDS encoding ABC transporter transmembrane domain-containing protein, translated as MTDEAAPEKTSRLKTLAPLRRLLPYALRYWLRILLALIALSVAAGATLALPLAVRAMIDQGFSKDNAGSVNASFGALIGVVGALALASGSRYYLVITLGERVVADLRSDLFQHLTRLDARFYETAKTGELLSRLTSDTTQLKSAFGASASIALRNFFLFLGAIVMMVVTSFKLSLVALAAIPVIVLPLIASGRAVKGRSRLAQDALAEASAYAGENLAAVRTMQACGAEPQIVERFHRAAEAAYTTARDATQLRALVTAGAIFLVSCSVVAVLWLGAHDVLAGKMSSGVLSQFVLYAVLGASSLGELSQVWSEAAAAAGAAGRIGEILRVRPTIAAPPKPKALKEPVRGRIAFEKVSFSYPSANGVKAIDELYLTIEPGERVAVVGPSGAGKSTLFQLLTRFYDVDSGAVSLDGIDVRELDPRALRRSIALAPQDPVIFGTSVAENIAYGRYGAPRREIEAAARRAQAHDFIAALPNGYDTQLGERGVTLSGGQRQRLAIARAILADAPVLLLDEATSALDAENEKLVQAALEDVMAGRTSLVIAHRLATVLEADRIVVLEGGRIVEEGVHETLVENGGLYARLARLQFNV; from the coding sequence ATGACCGACGAGGCCGCCCCCGAAAAGACGAGCCGTCTGAAGACGCTCGCGCCGCTGCGACGATTGCTCCCCTATGCGTTGCGCTATTGGCTGCGCATCCTGCTGGCTCTGATCGCGCTCAGCGTCGCCGCTGGCGCCACGCTGGCGTTGCCGCTCGCCGTGCGGGCGATGATCGACCAGGGCTTTTCCAAAGATAACGCCGGCTCGGTCAATGCGAGCTTCGGCGCGCTCATCGGCGTCGTCGGCGCGCTGGCGCTCGCTTCCGGCTCCCGATACTATCTCGTCATAACGCTCGGGGAGCGAGTGGTCGCGGATCTCCGCTCCGATCTCTTCCAGCATCTGACGCGCCTCGATGCGCGCTTCTACGAGACCGCCAAGACCGGGGAGCTCCTCTCGCGGCTCACCAGCGACACGACGCAGCTTAAATCCGCCTTCGGCGCGTCGGCCTCGATCGCCCTGCGCAATTTCTTCCTTTTTCTCGGCGCGATCGTCATGATGGTCGTGACGAGCTTCAAGCTTTCCCTCGTCGCGCTTGCGGCCATACCGGTGATCGTGCTGCCGCTCATCGCCTCCGGACGCGCGGTGAAGGGCCGCTCGCGCCTGGCGCAGGACGCGCTCGCCGAGGCGTCGGCCTATGCCGGCGAAAACCTCGCGGCGGTGCGCACGATGCAGGCCTGCGGCGCGGAGCCGCAAATCGTCGAGCGCTTTCACCGCGCAGCGGAGGCAGCCTACACGACCGCGCGCGACGCGACGCAACTGCGCGCCCTGGTCACGGCTGGCGCGATCTTTCTCGTCTCCTGCAGCGTCGTGGCCGTGCTCTGGCTCGGCGCGCATGACGTGCTCGCAGGCAAGATGAGCTCGGGCGTGCTGTCGCAATTCGTGCTCTACGCCGTGCTCGGCGCGAGCTCGCTGGGCGAGCTGTCGCAGGTCTGGAGTGAGGCGGCGGCGGCGGCGGGCGCAGCCGGGCGCATCGGCGAGATCCTAAGGGTGCGGCCGACAATCGCCGCGCCGCCCAAGCCCAAAGCGCTCAAGGAGCCGGTGCGCGGGCGCATCGCCTTCGAGAAGGTGAGCTTCTCCTATCCGAGCGCAAACGGCGTCAAAGCGATCGACGAGCTGTATCTGACGATCGAGCCGGGAGAGCGCGTTGCGGTGGTCGGTCCCTCGGGAGCGGGCAAGTCGACGCTCTTCCAGCTGCTGACGCGCTTCTACGACGTCGATTCCGGCGCGGTCTCGCTCGACGGGATCGATGTCCGCGAGCTCGATCCGCGGGCGCTGCGCAGATCAATCGCGCTCGCGCCGCAAGACCCCGTGATCTTCGGGACGAGCGTCGCGGAAAACATCGCCTATGGCCGCTACGGGGCGCCGCGGCGCGAGATCGAGGCGGCCGCCCGCCGCGCCCAGGCGCATGACTTCATCGCGGCCCTGCCCAACGGTTACGACACACAGCTCGGCGAGCGCGGGGTGACTCTTTCGGGCGGTCAGCGACAGCGCCTCGCGATCGCCCGCGCGATCCTCGCCGACGCGCCTGTGCTTCTTCTGGACGAAGCGACCTCGGCGCTCGACGCCGAAAATGAAAAGCTCGTGCAAGCCGCGCTCGAGGACGTGATGGCGGGGAGGACGAGCCTCGTCATCGCGCACCGGCTGGCGACCGTGCTCGAAGCCGACCGAATTGTCGTGCTCGAGGGCGGGCGTATCGTCGAGGAGGGCGTCCACGAGACCCTCGTCGAAAACGGCGGGCTCTATGCGCGGCTCGCGCGACTGCAATTTAATGTCTAG
- a CDS encoding FecR family protein → MKILLPLLLAMSTAFAGAALAESVGNVGAVNQSAEGNGQKLSVGAGVEQGERITTDAKGSTQIVFRDKSTMTVGHGSSLTITKFVYDGNEGVAAQSAKLTKGAMRFVGGAVSHSAGAKVETPFGTLSVRGGMAYVCLNCQNTVFAALTGVVTLSHGASTVTISPGEMVTVLADGTFSSPTPIPLDLLETLDSRFASSEGQSGGAPDPPQEEGANQQLSGARMPDSTPWQGLGYVGAFWGGNAVVQGQAQANNQSSAGTAHVLTTPRPRPPAAHRACSGNNCFPQ, encoded by the coding sequence GTGAAAATCCTCCTGCCGCTGCTCCTCGCCATGTCGACGGCCTTCGCCGGGGCGGCGTTGGCCGAGTCCGTCGGCAATGTCGGGGCGGTTAACCAATCCGCGGAGGGTAACGGCCAAAAGCTTTCGGTCGGCGCAGGCGTGGAGCAGGGCGAGCGGATCACGACAGACGCCAAAGGGTCGACACAGATCGTTTTTCGCGACAAGTCGACGATGACGGTCGGGCACGGCAGCTCGCTCACCATCACCAAATTCGTCTACGACGGGAACGAGGGCGTCGCCGCGCAGTCCGCGAAGCTGACCAAGGGCGCCATGCGCTTCGTCGGCGGCGCGGTCAGCCACTCCGCGGGCGCGAAGGTCGAGACGCCCTTTGGCACCTTATCGGTTCGCGGCGGCATGGCCTATGTATGCCTCAACTGCCAAAACACGGTCTTTGCGGCGCTGACGGGCGTGGTGACGCTGAGCCATGGCGCCTCGACGGTCACGATTTCTCCTGGCGAAATGGTGACGGTCCTGGCGGACGGGACATTCTCCTCGCCCACCCCCATTCCCCTGGATCTCCTCGAGACCTTGGATTCACGATTTGCGAGCAGCGAGGGGCAGAGCGGCGGCGCTCCGGATCCGCCGCAGGAGGAGGGCGCCAATCAACAGCTTAGCGGCGCCCGCATGCCGGATTCGACCCCTTGGCAAGGGCTGGGCTACGTCGGCGCGTTCTGGGGCGGCAATGCGGTGGTGCAGGGGCAGGCGCAGGCCAATAATCAGAGCTCGGCGGGCACGGCGCATGTGCTGACGACGCCGCGGCCGCGGCCGCCCGCGGCGCATCGGGCTTGCAGCGGGAACAACTGCTTCCCTCAGTAA
- a CDS encoding type II toxin-antitoxin system HicB family antitoxin gives MKPYIVIVHKEVGSAYGMTFPDAPGCFSAADEADDLFAMAREALELWAEGMRDEGIAVTEPRDFETLRADPEWGKTFEDAAFVIAVAPPWQERFKAAE, from the coding sequence ATGAAACCTTATATCGTCATCGTTCACAAGGAGGTGGGCAGCGCCTATGGCATGACGTTCCCCGACGCGCCAGGCTGTTTTTCCGCGGCTGATGAAGCCGATGACCTCTTCGCCATGGCGCGTGAGGCGCTTGAGCTTTGGGCGGAGGGAATGCGCGATGAGGGAATAGCTGTAACGGAGCCTCGCGACTTCGAGACATTGCGAGCCGATCCGGAGTGGGGCAAGACTTTCGAGGACGCAGCCTTCGTGATTGCGGTGGCTCCGCCTTGGCAGGAACGATTCAAAGCCGCCGAGTGA
- a CDS encoding tetratricopeptide repeat protein: MSRPSQVPWLALVAGLTAAVAAVGARAQELQVDFPAFGGEAGAQSHGELDRLAEEIRLHPTDYDKTYAYIRLASQLGYDEEAISALQRLLMFNPGLARARKELGYLYAKLGADRSAELQLRRALESPNLDSAQKAQIEAQLPDVEKASEDKRLYGSLQIGMRSQSNANFFPAGGLFGVGGVQTNALVGQRADINTFELLQAGLDWDFLGHNGPTLETRGLIYATQQFSLSQYDVALFAGSIGPRFEIAPGLSVKPYATGAASILGDINYLNDGGGGITFRKNFGRDLVLEPGFEYRSLYVYDGGPWPWGWASHSVATLATGDVYTGSLNAFYRFSDLVKFEGRGAYSRASAILSSQSSDTIDIEAMLRFEFDPPARELPRRWTIAPYARFMQMAFDSPNFLVDPLHARRDDLWTYGVALDLPAGAQWGFSGHVEFLRNDSNISNFRTHNLSVVFGPVAKF; the protein is encoded by the coding sequence GTGTCTAGACCCTCTCAAGTTCCATGGTTGGCCTTGGTCGCGGGCTTGACCGCGGCTGTGGCTGCGGTGGGCGCCCGCGCACAGGAACTACAGGTCGACTTTCCGGCGTTCGGCGGCGAAGCGGGGGCGCAGTCGCATGGCGAGCTCGACCGTCTCGCCGAGGAAATTCGCCTCCATCCCACCGACTACGACAAGACTTACGCTTACATCCGGCTCGCTTCGCAGCTCGGCTATGACGAAGAAGCGATCAGCGCGCTTCAGCGCCTACTGATGTTCAACCCGGGTCTTGCCCGCGCCCGAAAGGAGCTTGGCTATCTCTACGCGAAGCTCGGCGCCGATCGCAGCGCCGAGTTGCAGCTACGCCGGGCGCTCGAGTCGCCCAATCTCGATTCCGCTCAAAAAGCGCAGATCGAGGCGCAATTGCCCGACGTCGAGAAAGCTTCCGAGGATAAGCGTCTCTACGGCAGCCTGCAGATCGGCATGCGCTCGCAATCGAACGCCAATTTTTTCCCCGCTGGAGGGCTGTTCGGCGTGGGCGGCGTGCAGACGAACGCGCTCGTCGGTCAGCGCGCCGACATCAACACCTTCGAGTTGCTCCAGGCTGGGCTCGACTGGGATTTTCTCGGTCACAACGGGCCGACGCTCGAGACGCGAGGCCTGATCTATGCGACGCAGCAGTTCAGCCTGTCGCAATATGACGTCGCGCTGTTCGCCGGCTCGATCGGGCCGCGTTTCGAGATCGCCCCGGGACTTTCGGTCAAGCCCTATGCGACGGGCGCGGCGTCCATTCTAGGCGACATCAACTATCTGAATGACGGAGGCGGCGGGATCACCTTCCGCAAGAATTTCGGCCGGGACCTCGTGCTGGAGCCCGGCTTCGAATACCGCAGCCTCTACGTCTATGATGGTGGTCCCTGGCCTTGGGGCTGGGCGTCGCATTCTGTCGCGACGCTCGCGACTGGCGACGTCTACACGGGCTCGCTGAACGCCTTTTATCGCTTCAGCGACCTGGTGAAATTCGAGGGAAGAGGCGCCTATTCACGGGCGAGCGCGATCCTTTCGTCTCAGTCCTCCGATACGATAGACATCGAGGCCATGCTGCGCTTCGAATTCGATCCGCCCGCGCGCGAGCTGCCGCGCCGCTGGACGATCGCCCCCTATGCGCGCTTCATGCAGATGGCGTTCGATTCTCCGAATTTTTTGGTTGATCCCTTGCATGCCCGCCGCGACGACCTGTGGACCTACGGCGTCGCGCTCGACCTGCCCGCCGGCGCCCAGTGGGGCTTCTCCGGCCACGTAGAGTTTTTGCGCAACGACTCGAACATCTCGAATTTCAGGACGCACAACCTATCCGTGGTGTTCGGTCCCGTGGCGAAGTTCTAG